A genomic segment from Candidatus Omnitrophota bacterium encodes:
- a CDS encoding diguanylate cyclase: MNPSTKRNLLIGLSTVFYVALLLFISKFGSFFGTHIQHLEFIGIALMVLLSLVVMLFWGLSGVIGGLLSFLVAIIFLYGVLMDLSTPYYTLLIAIFSVNSFIGYYIYRRTNMSSQEHTVRTEKIREDVNLIRDHMKNRAKEISAMGKKMEGLLRLKNIADRLSLTLSYEEIIKIVTEETLDAFGEGKRVLLFILDPVKGELNLSFSSKALGRKHFGNKKGDIFDRWVIKNAKSLLVKDVNKDFRFSVEEEGSGDDAISIIIKPLMVKNDVLGILRVDSDEIEAFGQHELRILDIIGELAAVALENARLFYQTQELAIKDSLTGLYVHRYFMERLGEEVKRALRSDIKFALMMIDIDNFKKFNDKHGHMSGDIVLKNVGRILSSKISAGDIVARYGGEEFVMVVLNCDREGAVKLANEIREDIKNTPVVLRREEWYVTVSIGISVLPDDAKLKDDLIWEADRRLYDAKAKGKDRVCSE, from the coding sequence ATGAACCCTTCTACAAAAAGGAACCTGCTTATAGGGCTGTCCACAGTATTTTATGTGGCGTTGCTCCTATTTATCAGTAAATTCGGGTCTTTTTTCGGGACACATATACAGCACCTGGAGTTCATTGGCATAGCGCTAATGGTGCTCCTAAGCCTTGTCGTCATGCTTTTCTGGGGCCTGTCGGGGGTTATCGGCGGGTTATTGTCCTTTCTGGTGGCCATAATATTCCTCTACGGCGTCCTGATGGACCTGAGCACGCCGTATTATACCCTGCTCATCGCCATTTTCTCCGTCAACAGTTTCATCGGTTATTATATATACCGCCGCACCAATATGTCCTCGCAAGAGCATACCGTAAGGACGGAGAAGATACGTGAAGATGTCAATCTGATACGCGACCACATGAAGAACAGGGCAAAAGAAATATCGGCCATGGGCAAGAAGATGGAAGGGTTATTGAGGCTTAAGAACATAGCCGACCGGCTCAGCCTGACGCTTTCTTACGAAGAGATAATCAAGATAGTGACCGAGGAGACGCTTGACGCTTTTGGTGAAGGTAAACGCGTTCTTCTGTTCATACTTGACCCCGTAAAGGGGGAGCTGAACCTGTCTTTTTCCTCGAAGGCGTTGGGAAGAAAACATTTCGGCAACAAAAAGGGCGATATTTTCGACAGGTGGGTGATAAAGAACGCCAAGAGCCTGTTGGTGAAAGATGTCAATAAGGATTTCAGGTTCTCTGTGGAAGAGGAAGGCTCCGGGGATGACGCGATATCGATCATTATCAAGCCTCTGATGGTGAAGAACGATGTTCTTGGTATATTGCGCGTGGATTCGGATGAGATCGAGGCGTTCGGGCAGCATGAGCTCAGAATACTGGATATTATAGGGGAACTGGCCGCGGTCGCGTTGGAGAACGCGCGTCTTTTCTACCAGACACAGGAACTTGCCATCAAGGATAGTTTGACGGGGCTCTATGTGCACAGGTATTTCATGGAAAGGTTAGGGGAAGAGGTCAAAAGGGCGCTTCGGAGCGATATAAAATTCGCGCTCATGATGATCGATATCGATAATTTCAAGAAGTTCAATGATAAGCATGGCCACATGTCGGGAGATATCGTGCTTAAGAACGTGGGCAGGATACTGTCGAGCAAGATATCGGCCGGAGATATCGTGGCGCGGTACGGGGGCGAGGAGTTCGTCATGGTCGTTCTTAATTGCGACAGGGAAGGAGCGGTCAAGCTGGCGAACGAGATCCGGGAAGATATAAAGAACACTCCGGTAGTTCTCCGCCGTGAGGAATGGTACGTTACGGTCTCCATAGGGATATCCGTGCTTCCTGATGACGCCAAGCTTAAAGATGACCTTATATGGGAAGCGGATAGACGTTTGTATGATGCCAAGGCAAAGGGGAAGGACAGGGTATGCTCAGAGTAA
- the ugpC gene encoding sn-glycerol-3-phosphate ABC transporter ATP-binding protein UgpC — translation MAQVSLTNVVKEFPGGVKAVNDVSFGVENKEFIVLVGPSGCGKSTTLRLIAGLETMTSGDIFIGNRKVNNIPPKDRDIAMVFQNYALYPHMTVSENMAFGLKLRKYPKHEIDARVKEAAGILGLESLLNRRPNELSGGQRQRVAVGRAIVRKPLAFLFDEPLSNLDAKLRVQMRTELRRLHIRLQSTMIYVTHDQTEAMTLGDRIVVMKDGLIQQIDTPTNVYNSPVNKSVASFIGAPPMNFMEGKIIKKDGKLYFDEGNFRVKMVESMYDAVAGHIDRRVIMGIRSEDIYNKLFVSETPPENIVTMTCEVVEHMGSEVYIHMNTGKHVIVARMSGDANPQMNEDMDVVFDMSKIHFFDKTTEKTIV, via the coding sequence ATGGCACAGGTAAGCCTGACTAATGTCGTAAAGGAATTCCCGGGTGGAGTAAAAGCCGTTAACGACGTAAGCTTCGGGGTGGAGAACAAGGAATTTATAGTCCTCGTTGGACCTTCGGGATGCGGAAAATCCACCACTTTAAGGCTGATAGCGGGTCTTGAGACCATGACTTCCGGTGATATCTTCATTGGTAACCGGAAAGTAAATAATATCCCTCCCAAGGACAGGGATATCGCGATGGTATTCCAGAACTATGCCCTGTACCCGCACATGACCGTATCTGAGAATATGGCCTTCGGGCTCAAACTTAGGAAGTACCCCAAACACGAGATAGACGCCCGGGTCAAGGAAGCGGCCGGCATACTTGGTCTTGAATCCCTCTTGAACCGGCGCCCGAACGAGCTGTCGGGTGGGCAGCGTCAGAGAGTGGCCGTGGGCAGGGCGATAGTACGGAAGCCGCTGGCTTTTCTTTTCGATGAACCGCTCAGCAATCTTGACGCAAAGCTCAGGGTGCAGATGAGGACGGAACTGCGCCGGTTACATATAAGGCTACAGTCGACGATGATATATGTAACACATGACCAGACCGAAGCCATGACGCTTGGGGACAGGATAGTGGTCATGAAAGACGGGCTTATACAGCAGATAGATACCCCTACGAACGTATACAATTCGCCCGTGAACAAATCCGTAGCCAGCTTCATAGGCGCGCCGCCCATGAACTTCATGGAAGGTAAGATAATAAAGAAGGACGGTAAACTCTACTTTGATGAAGGAAACTTCCGGGTGAAGATGGTCGAAAGCATGTATGACGCTGTCGCTGGTCATATCGATAGACGTGTGATAATGGGCATAAGGAGCGAGGATATCTATAACAAGCTCTTTGTTTCGGAGACCCCTCCGGAGAACATAGTCACGATGACATGCGAAGTGGTAGAGCATATGGGCTCGGAAGTCTATATACATATGAACACCGGTAAGCATGTGATCGTGGCGCGCATGTCCGGAGACGCTAATCCCCAGATGAACGAGGATATGGATGTTGTCTTCGATATGAGCAAGATACATTTTTTTGATAAGACGACGGAAAAAACCATTGTTTGA
- the accD gene encoding acetyl-CoA carboxylase, carboxyltransferase subunit beta, translating into MVFFSKKPMFGGKKKKEIPGGLWTKCPDCGEMLYKKTLNDNHKVCPKCDHHFRLGAYERIDVVADAGTFKEYYRDMQSRDPLKFKGPSDYPGKIKRDQKTTGLKEAAVVGEALLNGKRIALGITDCRFLMGSMGSVVGEKIARIIELATKDDIPLVIVSGSGGGARMYEGMLSLMQMAKTSAALDRLNRKGGLFISVLTNPTMAGVMASFASLGDIILAEPQALIGFTGPRVIQQTIKQDLPEGFQSSEFLLDHGLIDMIVHRKDLKGRLYSIMEYFDRTGVAKKKVSKG; encoded by the coding sequence ATGGTATTTTTCTCTAAGAAACCGATGTTCGGTGGCAAGAAAAAGAAAGAGATCCCCGGCGGATTATGGACCAAATGCCCGGACTGCGGGGAAATGCTTTACAAGAAGACCCTGAACGATAACCACAAGGTTTGCCCCAAATGCGATCACCATTTCAGGTTAGGAGCTTATGAACGTATAGATGTCGTTGCCGATGCCGGGACGTTCAAGGAGTATTACAGGGATATGCAGAGCAGGGACCCGTTAAAGTTCAAGGGCCCTAGCGATTATCCCGGCAAGATCAAAAGGGACCAGAAGACCACCGGGCTTAAGGAAGCGGCTGTAGTAGGGGAGGCCCTCCTGAACGGAAAAAGGATAGCGCTTGGTATTACGGACTGCAGGTTCCTGATGGGGTCCATGGGGTCGGTGGTCGGGGAGAAGATAGCCAGGATAATAGAGCTTGCCACGAAGGATGATATCCCGCTGGTGATAGTATCGGGGTCCGGCGGCGGGGCCAGGATGTATGAGGGGATGCTTTCCCTGATGCAGATGGCCAAAACAAGTGCCGCTCTTGACCGGCTTAATCGCAAGGGCGGGCTTTTCATATCAGTACTTACTAATCCTACCATGGCGGGAGTAATGGCAAGTTTCGCGTCTTTGGGGGATATAATCCTTGCCGAGCCCCAGGCCCTGATAGGTTTTACCGGACCGCGTGTTATACAGCAGACCATAAAGCAGGACCTGCCGGAAGGGTTCCAGAGTTCGGAGTTCCTGCTCGATCACGGCCTTATCGACATGATAGTACACAGGAAGGACCTCAAGGGCCGGTTATACTCCATAATGGAATATTTCGACAGGACGGGTGTCGCGAAAAAGAAGGTCTCGAAGGGCTAA
- a CDS encoding DUF1015 domain-containing protein has translation MTEIKPFKGLLYNKYNIGGDMSGVMAPPYDVIPPGMQKDLYAASDYNVVRLILGKDEQGDGDTDNKYKRAGRLLREWQEKEILKRDDSECLYVYSQEYEIKGRKCRRLGFIGLLKIGDKGKDNLLPHEYTLTKPKEDRLNLIKEVRANLSPIFALYNDDTGEIRDILEGCAGAGTPEVEAISEGVKNELWRLSSDEGKNRIRSILSDRKLFIADGHHRYEVARTYRDIRRKEAGYDGSADHVMVYFTDMADSENLTVLATHRAVRSVSPTKRDDIEGKLRTYFDVTPCGDLEELTGLLGRSGKDHCFGVVLADGLYFLTPKDVRALEELIGQDKSPQWKKLDVSVLHSAVLEKILSIKSVEGNITYLRDAEDAVSLVTDEKYDVAFILNPTPVWQLRDVAELGEMMPQKSTYFYPKLLTGLVINKF, from the coding sequence ATGACAGAGATCAAGCCTTTTAAGGGCCTCTTATATAATAAATATAATATAGGTGGGGATATGTCCGGTGTAATGGCCCCGCCATATGATGTTATCCCGCCGGGAATGCAGAAAGACCTGTATGCCGCCAGTGACTATAATGTGGTCAGGCTTATTCTCGGAAAGGACGAGCAGGGTGACGGGGACACGGACAATAAATACAAGAGGGCCGGCCGTCTGCTCAGGGAATGGCAGGAAAAAGAGATATTGAAAAGGGATGATAGCGAGTGCTTGTATGTTTATTCCCAGGAATACGAGATAAAAGGGCGAAAATGCAGGCGTTTGGGTTTTATCGGACTGCTCAAAATAGGTGATAAGGGCAAAGATAACCTCCTGCCACATGAATACACGCTTACAAAACCCAAGGAGGACAGGCTTAACCTCATAAAAGAGGTCCGGGCGAACCTGAGCCCCATATTCGCGTTGTATAACGACGATACCGGAGAGATCAGGGATATCCTTGAGGGTTGCGCTGGCGCCGGGACCCCGGAGGTGGAGGCCATTTCCGAGGGGGTCAAGAACGAGCTTTGGCGCCTTTCGTCGGATGAGGGGAAGAACAGGATACGATCTATCCTTTCGGACAGGAAACTGTTCATAGCAGATGGACACCACCGGTATGAAGTGGCGAGGACCTATCGTGATATCCGCAGGAAAGAGGCGGGTTATGATGGCAGCGCGGACCATGTCATGGTATATTTCACGGACATGGCCGACAGTGAGAACCTGACCGTATTGGCCACACATCGAGCGGTAAGGTCCGTTTCTCCGACAAAGCGGGACGATATAGAGGGAAAGCTAAGAACGTATTTCGACGTTACCCCGTGCGGCGATCTGGAAGAACTTACAGGTCTTCTGGGCCGGTCAGGGAAGGACCACTGTTTCGGGGTCGTGCTGGCGGACGGTCTTTATTTCCTGACCCCAAAGGATGTACGCGCGCTGGAAGAACTTATCGGTCAGGACAAGAGCCCTCAATGGAAAAAGCTTGATGTGAGCGTGCTTCATTCCGCGGTGCTTGAAAAAATACTGTCGATCAAGAGCGTGGAAGGCAATATCACTTATTTACGGGACGCCGAGGACGCGGTATCTCTTGTGACGGACGAAAAGTACGATGTGGCATTTATATTGAACCCGACCCCGGTATGGCAATTAAGGGATGTGGCCGAGCTTGGGGAGATGATGCCGCAAAAATCCACTTATTTTTACCCGAAGTTATTGACCGGACTGGTCATAAATAAGTTCTGA
- a CDS encoding zinc ribbon domain-containing protein, which produces MPTYEYECEKCGGHFEKFQSMTDEPVKTCPDCGGKAKRLVSPGSGIIFKGKGFYQTDYKPTGKPSGTTGKTPKCGTSDGCKGCPANGTE; this is translated from the coding sequence ATGCCTACATATGAGTATGAATGTGAAAAATGCGGTGGCCATTTCGAGAAATTCCAGAGTATGACCGATGAGCCGGTCAAGACCTGCCCGGATTGCGGGGGTAAGGCCAAAAGACTTGTATCCCCTGGATCAGGGATCATCTTCAAGGGGAAAGGTTTCTACCAGACCGATTATAAACCTACGGGAAAACCTTCCGGTACTACGGGCAAAACGCCTAAATGCGGGACATCCGACGGGTGTAAAGGGTGCCCGGCCAACGGTACGGAGTGA